One stretch of Anolis carolinensis isolate JA03-04 chromosome 3, rAnoCar3.1.pri, whole genome shotgun sequence DNA includes these proteins:
- the fbxl3 gene encoding F-box/LRR-repeat protein 3 isoform X1 translates to MGPRGRTGEATFSFSLHHLLPRPSRQELRAYLMKRGGRKNNKASHQLSDEENTIDGKKMKIPDEESIRDIQRADWGNLIPEIVLHIFQHLPLLDRAHASQVCRRWNQVFHMPELWRCFEFELNQPATSYLKATHPELIKQIIKRHSNHLQYVSFKVDSSKESAEAACDILSQLVNCSLKTLGLISTARPSFMDLPKSHFISALTVVFVNSKSLSSLKIDDTPVDDPSLKVLVANNSDTLKLLKMSSCPHVSPAGILCVADQCHGLRELALNYHLLSDDLLLALSSEKHVRLEHLRIDVVSENPGQTHFHTIEKSSWDAFIKHSPKVNLVMYFFLYEEEFDPFFRYETPVTHLYFGRSVSKEVLGRVGMSCPRLVELVVCANGLRPLDEELICIAEHCKNLSAVGLGECEVSCSAFVEFVKMCGGRLSQLSIMEEVLIPDQKYSLEQIHWEVSKHLGRVWFPDMMPTW, encoded by the exons ATGGGCCCAAGAGGCCGAACGGGAGAGGCGACTTTCTCCTTTTCCCTGCATCATCTGCTCCCACGCCCATCCCGCCAGGAGCTGAGGGCGTACCT AATGAaacgaggaggaagaaaaaataacaaagctaGCCACCAGTTATCAGATGAGGAGAATACAATTGATGGCAAGAAAATGAAAATTCCAGATGAAGAATCAATCAGAGATATTCAGAGAGCTGACTGGGGGAACCTTATCCCAGAGATTGTTCTGCACATATTCCAGCATTTGCCCCTTCTTGATCGTGCTCATGCATCACAGGTTTGCCGTAGATGGAATCAAGTGTTTCACATGCCAGAACTGTGGAGATGTTTTGAGTTTGAACTGAATCAGCCTGCTACATCTTACTTAAAGGCTACTCATCCAGAGCTCATCAAGCAAATTATCAAAAGGCATTCCAATCATCTACAGTATGTCAGTTTCAAG GTGGACAGCAGCAAGGAATCAGCTGAAGCAGCCTGTGATATCTTATCACAGCTTGTGAATTGTTCATTAAAAACACTAGGACTAATTTCAACAGCTCGACCAAGCTTCATGGATTTACCAAAG TCACACTTCATTTCTGCACTGACTGTGGTATTTGTAAACTCCAAGTCGCTTTCTTCACTTAAGATAGATGATACACCAGTAGATGACCCATCTCTAAAGGTACTGGTGGCTAATAACAGTGACACCCTGAAACTGTTAAAGATGAGCAGCTGCCCCCATGTTTCGCCAGCAG gtATCCTCTGTGTAGCTGATCAGTGCCATGGTTTACGCGAGCTGGCACTGAACTACCATCTGCTAAGTGATGACCTCCTCCTTGCTTTGTCTTCTGAAAAACATGTGAGATTGGAACATTTGCGCATTGATGTAGTCAGTGAGAATCCGGGACAGACACACTTCCACACAATCGAGAAGAGCAGCTGGGATGCCTTTATCAAACATTCTCCCAAAGTGAACTTAGTAATGTATTTTTTCTTATATGAAGAGGAGTTTGATCCGTTCTTTCGTTACGAAACCCCTGTCACTCATCTTTATTTTGGGAGGTCAGTCAGCAAAGAAGTACTTGGCCGGGTTGGAATGTCATGCCCTCGCCTAGTTGAATTGGTGGTGTGTGCCAATGGATTACGACCCCTGGATGAAGAATTGATTTGCATTGCAGAGCATTGTAAAAATCTCTCTGCTGTTGGCCTTGGGGAATGTGAAGTCTCCTGCAGTGCCTTTGTTGAATTTGTGAAGATGTGCGGTGGCCGCTTATCTCAGCTGTCTATCATGGAAGAAGTTCTGATTCCTGACCAGAAGTACAGTTTGGAGCAGATTCATTGGGAAGTGTCAAAACACCTTGGTAGAGTTTGGTTTCCAGACATGATGCCTACATGGTAG
- the fbxl3 gene encoding F-box/LRR-repeat protein 3 isoform X2: MKRGGRKNNKASHQLSDEENTIDGKKMKIPDEESIRDIQRADWGNLIPEIVLHIFQHLPLLDRAHASQVCRRWNQVFHMPELWRCFEFELNQPATSYLKATHPELIKQIIKRHSNHLQYVSFKVDSSKESAEAACDILSQLVNCSLKTLGLISTARPSFMDLPKSHFISALTVVFVNSKSLSSLKIDDTPVDDPSLKVLVANNSDTLKLLKMSSCPHVSPAGILCVADQCHGLRELALNYHLLSDDLLLALSSEKHVRLEHLRIDVVSENPGQTHFHTIEKSSWDAFIKHSPKVNLVMYFFLYEEEFDPFFRYETPVTHLYFGRSVSKEVLGRVGMSCPRLVELVVCANGLRPLDEELICIAEHCKNLSAVGLGECEVSCSAFVEFVKMCGGRLSQLSIMEEVLIPDQKYSLEQIHWEVSKHLGRVWFPDMMPTW; the protein is encoded by the exons ATGAaacgaggaggaagaaaaaataacaaagctaGCCACCAGTTATCAGATGAGGAGAATACAATTGATGGCAAGAAAATGAAAATTCCAGATGAAGAATCAATCAGAGATATTCAGAGAGCTGACTGGGGGAACCTTATCCCAGAGATTGTTCTGCACATATTCCAGCATTTGCCCCTTCTTGATCGTGCTCATGCATCACAGGTTTGCCGTAGATGGAATCAAGTGTTTCACATGCCAGAACTGTGGAGATGTTTTGAGTTTGAACTGAATCAGCCTGCTACATCTTACTTAAAGGCTACTCATCCAGAGCTCATCAAGCAAATTATCAAAAGGCATTCCAATCATCTACAGTATGTCAGTTTCAAG GTGGACAGCAGCAAGGAATCAGCTGAAGCAGCCTGTGATATCTTATCACAGCTTGTGAATTGTTCATTAAAAACACTAGGACTAATTTCAACAGCTCGACCAAGCTTCATGGATTTACCAAAG TCACACTTCATTTCTGCACTGACTGTGGTATTTGTAAACTCCAAGTCGCTTTCTTCACTTAAGATAGATGATACACCAGTAGATGACCCATCTCTAAAGGTACTGGTGGCTAATAACAGTGACACCCTGAAACTGTTAAAGATGAGCAGCTGCCCCCATGTTTCGCCAGCAG gtATCCTCTGTGTAGCTGATCAGTGCCATGGTTTACGCGAGCTGGCACTGAACTACCATCTGCTAAGTGATGACCTCCTCCTTGCTTTGTCTTCTGAAAAACATGTGAGATTGGAACATTTGCGCATTGATGTAGTCAGTGAGAATCCGGGACAGACACACTTCCACACAATCGAGAAGAGCAGCTGGGATGCCTTTATCAAACATTCTCCCAAAGTGAACTTAGTAATGTATTTTTTCTTATATGAAGAGGAGTTTGATCCGTTCTTTCGTTACGAAACCCCTGTCACTCATCTTTATTTTGGGAGGTCAGTCAGCAAAGAAGTACTTGGCCGGGTTGGAATGTCATGCCCTCGCCTAGTTGAATTGGTGGTGTGTGCCAATGGATTACGACCCCTGGATGAAGAATTGATTTGCATTGCAGAGCATTGTAAAAATCTCTCTGCTGTTGGCCTTGGGGAATGTGAAGTCTCCTGCAGTGCCTTTGTTGAATTTGTGAAGATGTGCGGTGGCCGCTTATCTCAGCTGTCTATCATGGAAGAAGTTCTGATTCCTGACCAGAAGTACAGTTTGGAGCAGATTCATTGGGAAGTGTCAAAACACCTTGGTAGAGTTTGGTTTCCAGACATGATGCCTACATGGTAG